The Nitrospira sp. genome includes the window ATAGAAGGTCTGCCCTAAGCCTTTGGGATGCAGGCCATTTTAGTGCTTCGGGAGTTGTGTATTAGGGGTGGCATGTCCCATGCGTTGCTATCGAGGTAGAAACACATTGTGATTGGTGACGGGCGACATCAATAAGTCGAATGAAAGGTTGTGTGGTCGATGGTGGAGCAAGGTACGAGTCTCGGGATAGTCGATCCGAACTGTGCAGCCGGGCCGGACCGGACGATCACACCCTGGGTGTTCTCTGTTGGCCTGCTCATGGTCATTGCGGGATGCAGCACGGCTCCCGCCCCTCTTCAACCGGTTGACTCGCCGGCTCTATCCACAGCGCCGCGCGAGGCGTCCGAGCCGGAGCCGCCGACAGCATCTTCGCCTGGAAAGTCCGGCGCGGCGGCGAGTGGGTCATCCGACCGGGACGAGTTCTTCGATCCCTTCGCCAAATCGGACGGGCCGGCCGCCGACGAGTACGACCCGTGGGAACCATTCAACAGCACGATGTTCGAGTTTAACCGCAAGGTCGATCGATTCGTGTTGAAACCGCTCGCCCAGGGCTATGACTTTGTCGTGCCCAATGCAGCGCAAATCGGCGTCAGCAAATTCTTCTCCAACCTGCGATTCATGCCGCGCTTTATGAACAACCTCTTTCAAGGCAAGGTCACAGGGGCCGGTGTGGAGATGGGCCGGTTCCTCGTGAACTCGACCCTCGGCGTCGCCGGCTTCCTGGATATCGCCACACACATGAATTTGCAGACCTCGGAAGAAGACACCGGTCAGACGCTCGGTTTCTATGGCGTCACACCGGGCCCCTATCTGGTGCTGCCGCTCATGCCGCCGTTCAGCCTCCGCGACGGGATTGGATACACCGTGGATCTTTTCCTGGATCCCATCAATTGGCTGGTCTTGCCGCTCATCGAGGTCAAGGGCGTGCCGTCGGCGATCGCCCATAAGAACCGGACAACGACGTCCATGATCCGGCTCGGAAGGCAGGTCGAAGAAGTCACCAACGACCGCTCTCTCAATCTGGAGAAGTTCCAAGGCGTGGAGGAAGCGACGCTCGATCTCTATGCGGCGGTCCGCAACGCATACTTGCAGAAACGGGCGAAGGCGGTTCGGGAATGAGCGGTTGAGCGGCAGTTCATTCGCATCCGGGATAACCGGTGAGGAAAGGGAGGACCGTATGAAACAGGTGAACAGCAAGCGCGCACTGTGGTCGATTGTGCTGGCCGGCGGCGAAGGGACGCGCGTCAGCTCCTTCGTGCAGCGCTGGCTCGGCAAGCAGAGACCCAAGCAGTTTTGCACCTTCGTCGGCACACGATCTCTGCTCCAGCATACCCTGGACCGTGCGGCGCGCCTCGCGCCAGTGGAGCGGTCCGTCCTCGTCGTCGCGCAGACCCATCGGGAGGAGACCATGGCGCAGCTGGACGGGCGCGGGGTCGGGACCCTGCTGTTCCAACCGGTCAACCGGGATACGGCGGCCGGCGTATTTCTGCCGCTGGCCTATATCCGCAAACGAGACCCTCAGGCCACCGTCGTCATCTACCCCTCCGACCACTTTGTCTATCCGGAAGAGAAGTTTCTCGACAACGTACGGGCCGCAGTTCTGGCTGCCGAGTTGCTGCGCGATCGGATCGTCTTGCTCGGGGTAGCGCCGGACCGGCTTGAGCTGGATTACGGCTGGATCTTGCCGGGGCAACGGCTTCCTCGTGCTGGAAGGAAGCTGGTCCAGACGGTTCAGAGATTCCTGGAGAAACCGCCGGCGCAACAGGCCGACGAGGCTCTGTCGAGCCATGCGCTTTGGAACACGATGGTGATGACCGCCAAGGTGGACACCCTCTGGCAACTGGGCCGGCAGTGCTTCCCTGAACTGGTGGAACGGTTCGAACGGCTTGGGCGGGCCATCGGCACGCTGGAAGAAGCTCGGGTCATGGAGGCGATTTACCGCGATATGCCGGTCAGGAATTTTTCGTCCGATCTGCTCCAGCGCGTGCCGGACCGCGTGGCGGTGACCGAGCTCATGGATGCGCTGTGGAGCGATTGGGGCAGGCCGGAACGCATCGCTGACGCGCTACGCCGGATCGACCGCACCCCGGCCTTTCCCTTAGAGGCTCTCAGCAGCCCCTTTGCGCCGATTTCCGGCACATACCCTTCTGCGGCGAGGGTCTGAGAGTGAGTGAGCATAATCGAGTGAGCGTGAATTGTATGGTGATACGTAAGCCCGCTCACAGAGCGTCTCGCCATGGATCTGATAGCGTACGACACAGCGTGGCGGTGGTCGAAGGCATTTCGCCTGAATCTATCTTGCGGAAGGACGGCTCCATGCGGAATGTGAACAGATTGGAATCTCAATGACAACACCATCAATCGATCAGCTATGCATCAACACCATTCGAACCCTGTCGATGGATGCGGTCCAAGCCGCGAACTCCGGCCATCCCGGCACGGCCATGGCCCTGGCGCCGGTCGTCTACAGTCTGTGGCAGCATGTTCTGCGTTTCGATCCCCACGATCCGATCTGGCCCAATCGCGATCGGTTCGTGCTCTCGATCGGCCATGCCTCCATGCTGCTGTATTCCATGCTGCACCTCTGCGGCGTGAAGGCGGTGAATCCGGCTTACGAAACGGTAGGGGAGTTGTCGGTCACCCTGGACGACATCAAGAAGTTTCGCCAGCTAGACAGCAAGTGCCCAGGGCATCCGGAATATCGCTGGACGTCCGGCGTGGAAACGACGACCGGCCCGTTGGGCCAAGGCGTCGCCACCAGCGTCGGCATGGCCATGGCGAGCCGATGGATGGGCGCGCAGTTCAATCGTCCGGAGTTTCAGATGATTGATTACGACGTCTACGCCCTCTGCGGCGATGGCTGCATGATGGAGGGGGTGACGGGCGAGGCGGCCTCGCTGGCCGGACATCTCAAGCTTTCGAACCTCTGTTGGATCTACGACAACAATCAGATCACGATTGAAGGCCGCACGGACTTGGCCTTCACTGAGGATGTGGCGACCCGTTTCATTGCCTACGGGTGGAATGTGACGCGGGTCGGCGATGCCAACGATTTGGCGATGCTCGACCGGGCGCTGACGGTCTTTCGCCACTGCGAGGACCGGCCGACCTTGATCATTGTCGATAGCCATATCGGCTACGGCGCTCCGCACAAGCAGGACAGCAGCGCGGCGCACGGAGAGCCGCTGGGCGAGGAAGAAATCGCGCTGGCGAAGCGACAGTACGGATGGCCGGAGGACGCACAGTTCCTCGTGCCGCCAGGCGTGCCGGAGCATTTTCAGCGCCTTATGGGCACACGCGGACGAGCGGCACGCGAACAATGGATGGTGCGGTTCACGACCTATAAGGCGCAGTATCCGGAATTGGCCGATGCGCTCTATCGGATGCAGCACCGGCAACTGCCGGATGGCTGGGATCAGGAGCTACCGGTCTTTCCAGCAGACCCGAAGGGCCTGGCAGGACGCGATGCTTCAGCACAGGTCTTGAACGCCGTGGCGCGCCGAGTGCCCTGGCTCATCGGGGGTTCGGCAGACCTCACGCCCTCTACCAAGACGCGGCTCACCGTCGAGGGCGCCGGCGATTTCTCCCCGGCCGGCTACGGCGGCCGCAATCTGCACTTCGGCGTGCGCGAACATGCCATGGGCGCGATCTTGAACGGGCTGTCCCTCTCGAAGGTGCGGGCCTTCGGGTCCGGCTTCTTAATCTTTAGCGACTATGCGAAGCCAGCCATCAGATTGAGCGCGATCATGGAGATTCCCGTCATTCATGTCTTCACGCACGACTCGATCGGCGTGGGAGAAGATGGGCCTACCCATCAGCGATCGAACAACTGGCTGCTCTGCGAGCGGTTCCAGGCCTCCTGGTTATTCGGCCGGCGGATGCCAATGAGGTAACGGAGGCCTGGCGCGTGATCATGCGGCTCCACCGTCAGCCGGCGATACTTGTCCTCAGTCGGCAGGCGCTGCCGACGTTGGACCGAACGACCTACGCCTCGGCCTCCGGCTTAGGAAAGGGCGCCTATGTGCTCGCCGACGCGCCAGGAGGCAAGCCGGAAGTCTTGCTGCTGGCGACCGGCAGCGAAGTGTCGCTTTGTGTCGCCGCCTACGAGCGACTCATCGCCGAAGGCGTCCAAGCCCGCGTGGTGAGTATGCCCTCGTGGGAACTCTTCGAGCGGCAAAGTCAGGCCTACCGAGACCAGGTACTTCCTCCGCAGGTCACGGCTCGCATTTCCGTCGAGCAAGCCGCGACGACCGGCTGGGATCGCTATATTGGCTTGGCGGGGACAAGCATCGGCATGCACACCTTCGGCGCATCGGCGCCCCTCAA containing:
- a CDS encoding VacJ family lipoprotein, encoding MVEQGTSLGIVDPNCAAGPDRTITPWVFSVGLLMVIAGCSTAPAPLQPVDSPALSTAPREASEPEPPTASSPGKSGAAASGSSDRDEFFDPFAKSDGPAADEYDPWEPFNSTMFEFNRKVDRFVLKPLAQGYDFVVPNAAQIGVSKFFSNLRFMPRFMNNLFQGKVTGAGVEMGRFLVNSTLGVAGFLDIATHMNLQTSEEDTGQTLGFYGVTPGPYLVLPLMPPFSLRDGIGYTVDLFLDPINWLVLPLIEVKGVPSAIAHKNRTTTSMIRLGRQVEEVTNDRSLNLEKFQGVEEATLDLYAAVRNAYLQKRAKAVRE
- a CDS encoding sugar phosphate nucleotidyltransferase, yielding MKQVNSKRALWSIVLAGGEGTRVSSFVQRWLGKQRPKQFCTFVGTRSLLQHTLDRAARLAPVERSVLVVAQTHREETMAQLDGRGVGTLLFQPVNRDTAAGVFLPLAYIRKRDPQATVVIYPSDHFVYPEEKFLDNVRAAVLAAELLRDRIVLLGVAPDRLELDYGWILPGQRLPRAGRKLVQTVQRFLEKPPAQQADEALSSHALWNTMVMTAKVDTLWQLGRQCFPELVERFERLGRAIGTLEEARVMEAIYRDMPVRNFSSDLLQRVPDRVAVTELMDALWSDWGRPERIADALRRIDRTPAFPLEALSSPFAPISGTYPSAARV
- a CDS encoding transketolase, with translation MTTPSIDQLCINTIRTLSMDAVQAANSGHPGTAMALAPVVYSLWQHVLRFDPHDPIWPNRDRFVLSIGHASMLLYSMLHLCGVKAVNPAYETVGELSVTLDDIKKFRQLDSKCPGHPEYRWTSGVETTTGPLGQGVATSVGMAMASRWMGAQFNRPEFQMIDYDVYALCGDGCMMEGVTGEAASLAGHLKLSNLCWIYDNNQITIEGRTDLAFTEDVATRFIAYGWNVTRVGDANDLAMLDRALTVFRHCEDRPTLIIVDSHIGYGAPHKQDSSAAHGEPLGEEEIALAKRQYGWPEDAQFLVPPGVPEHFQRLMGTRGRAAREQWMVRFTTYKAQYPELADALYRMQHRQLPDGWDQELPVFPADPKGLAGRDASAQVLNAVARRVPWLIGGSADLTPSTKTRLTVEGAGDFSPAGYGGRNLHFGVREHAMGAILNGLSLSKVRAFGSGFLIFSDYAKPAIRLSAIMEIPVIHVFTHDSIGVGEDGPTHQRSNNWLLCERFQASWLFGRRMPMR
- a CDS encoding transketolase C-terminal domain-containing protein translates to MRLHRQPAILVLSRQALPTLDRTTYASASGLGKGAYVLADAPGGKPEVLLLATGSEVSLCVAAYERLIAEGVQARVVSMPSWELFERQSQAYRDQVLPPQVTARISVEQAATTGWDRYIGLAGTSIGMHTFGASAPLKTLQQKFGFTQEYLVTVVKEQLAHSRSRKMTIV